AACAATCAAAATGCacttaaaagcaaaaatattaAACCTGGCGTGAAaggatgtttttatattttcacaatGGTGTTttggttattataatttaagctAAGAGGCAATTTGGTATtttcacaaatataaaaaaataataaataatttaaatgcaCAGTAAAAACGATTAAAATACTCttgaagctaaaaaaattaaacttgaggTCAAGGGGCGGTTTTGGTCTTTCACTAAGGTTTTTAGGTCATTATAAATTCAACACAAGGGTAATTTTGtatttagctaaataaaaagcaagaaaaagttGGTGCGCATAAGAAGCGCCCACGCCTTTAGGGATGCTCATGCAGTCTCTCCTAACATCAAAAAACACCTTTCCATTGTCTAGATGAAATCATCATCGTGCCCTCTTCTTGATGATACTGTGAGTGTCACCGATGGTGGTACAGTGTGGTGCCACTTGGCCttccttttttctcctttttcacTATCTCTCTTCCctaaaaacttataatttagTCCTGTTAGTTGTTAGTATTTCAActttaattcttgttttttttaatttctattttttatctttgtattttttatagaagtgttatttgttttcaatttcatccttcaatcccAATTTGCCAAATATTTTATTCTCCAATgtggtccttattctttgaatttttaattttttttggccttttgtaaaagttttagtatttttcaatttaatccttcaatttcaaattgatggtattatatttttcaatttggtcctcattattttgattttaatttttttccctaaccctttttataaaagttattattcttttcaatttcactctttaattacaatattgtttttatttttcatgtcaattttgatcatcattccttttaattttctttcatccctttactaaattaattttttcctctcaatttcaccattcaattatatatataatttattttatattttaattttgatcctcattcttttaattattattttttaaaatcttttttataattaaatttatttttttcaatcacatTCTTCAATATTTCATTGTTTGAGAATTcaacttcatggtttttttagattatgtGTTTTCGGTTTAATGACTTTGGTCACGGGTttgaaaaattatcacaattttttttttaaaagagctttTCAATTATCTTTACTTTTGtatcatgttattttaattatataatatggaTCGCGGGTTTGACCTTAATTAGCATGGGTAAAGGTTTGTcatgactatttttttattctttttttttttacctcattTCAATActtcaacatcatttttttacacaaaaaaatttagtcTCATGACAAATCGTGGGCATCAAGACCAATCCGATCTAATTATATATTGCTAATCTAACTATTCAAGACAAGGAAGGGTCCACCAATTCCTCTTTTTCTTTCGTCTTTTCTCTTATTGGAATTGTGGTacaaatgctttttaaaagtatttttcattttaaaatatattaaaataattttttatatattttttttatttttaacaccaatatattaaaatcacaaaaaacattaaaaaaaatatcaatttgataattttttttttttaaggaaacacACTTTAGAAAATacccaaaaacaaaagttatgaTACTCTTAAACAGTTTCTTCATTTGCAAGAGTCCcaaggctaaaaaaaaacacaaattctaaCTCTCTCGCGCCTTTGATCCAGAAAGTTGTCATATGAAATAGAAGGGATAGAAGAAATTGTTTGGGTGTATTAGAAATTGCATCACTtctaattacataaatataggattcattgtaaaaattattcataaattttaattttatgtgaaGAAAGAGAGTATATAACTTCTAGTGTCGTGAATAATTTCGCACAAGATTGAGAAAGAAATGAGGTGGTATATTCTTGAACACAATTCCAATATCTTCAAACCagctttgatattatattagaGTTCTTTGTCATGTATTTACCTTGTACTAAACCCAAAGTGATCATGCAACCATGCTAGAAGATCCATTTTAAATCTCCAAAGGTGTCTATAATAGCCTTTTTGTTGACTAGTTCTCTcgttgagaaaataaaaacataaaaaaggagGAATTCTCAGTGTAACCTTGTCATCAGAAAGTTTCGAATCACACAGCCAACCCCACCAGAAAAGGGAAATTTTCGATTCCCACCAAACTATAGAGTCTCATCGCTAACTTTATCATACAATTGTAGCTATGATGTTGCCATCAGACACAGCACATAAAGGTAAAATTCGAATAGAACAACATAGTACACGAGCATAACCACCGACAGAAAACTACACAAGAACAGATGTACTCTACCTAGGCCATCATTTCTGTTGGCcattaaattttgattgaaaacaaAGGAGGGTAGATAGAAAGGCTTCAATGATAGAACCTGCCACCAAAAATCTTTGATATGATAGAACTGCCACCAAAAATCTCTGATATCTTTCACAATACAAAATGCTGAAAAGAACCAATTTTCTACATGGACTAACATAACGTCTCAGCAACTGGCCTCTGTTAGACtgtattttaataatagaaaacacagtttgaACCCATGATTCGCAAGAAGATAGACTATAAAGTATAAACTACCGCTTCTTGGTATTCGTCTTTCCCTTCTTTCTGTCCCTTTTGTTTTGTGGCTTTGACCGTGATTTGTGTTTCAAAACTTTCTTGAATGAATTCTTTTTGCTCACGACGATAACTTGTGCGATTTATCAGCTTCATTCAACCTTGGCACTGTCACTTGTGTCTTTTCACTATGGCCATCCTCATCTTCTCGCGAAATCTCGCTAGTGGTCACAGTAACTTGCATGTCCCCATTGTCGTACTTTGTTGTCCCTTTTGCCACAAACAAATCCCAAAACcaaattaatgattatagtGCTTTAGCTATAGCAGAAATAGATGAAGAAACGACACGCTCCTATGCTGCAAGCACTCTAAACATACTATATGGTTAGAAGTAACCTCAAGCAACAATCATCTCATGCTACTATTGCATTGGATTGGCTGTGTGCGATGATCACAGAAGAAACCATCATGAAGGGAGTGATTGTGATCCATTGGAATGGTTACCAACCATTTCTATAAACCAAAATTACCCCCAGAACCAGAAAAGTTAGCCCCAAAGGGAGGTTAAATCTGAAGATGCATAAGCATAAGGCTTTGTAATCAATAGTTTCCATGCAGCATGCTTTTCTCTTGACATAAGCTGGAAGTTTATGAAAATACCGCTTATTGATGCAATTGGCTCaacttcttcatcatcttctccaTACTTATCGCTTTCATCAGCAGCTGGTGGAGCTCCTCCATTTAAAACGAGTTCTTTTTCCAGTTTCCTCTACAACAAAAGTTAGGTGGCAAAGTCAGGACAATCAAAACTCAGGAAATGAAGGTCCCCAACTTCCTCTCAGGCCATAGCCCATATGCACCAAGCCCTGTCCCAGAAAAGGTGACACTCGATCCCACTGAAAATTCTCTTAAAACCTTAGTTACGAAAAGCTACAATTTGCAACTTTCCTTAAATCTACTTTTTCAAACCACAGAACAAAGAACACATTACGTGcattcaaaacattttaaattacaGAATAATGCATCGTTAATAAAATCTTATGTTTACAGTAATTAACAGGGTCCATCTTATAATGTTGCAGGGACCATTGCCTTACAGACTGCATCCTAGCAAAGCAAAAGGTCCATTCCCCTTAATTTATTGTCATTTCATAAACTGCTAACTTGGCATAAGGGTGATTGCTGATTAGACAATTTACTAAAGCTCAGCTGCTCATGTGTTGATTGGACAGAGAAGTTAGGGAGTAGCCATCAACGCATAAAGTAGAATAGGATGCCTCTCAACCCAAATAAATTGTTGTAATGTATTGGAATTTTTCAGCATGTTAATGGCTATAAAACCAAGCACACACATGTTGGACTCGTGCTGGGAAAGTTTTTGAGAAAAAGACAAGCTCTGTAGTATGCACCAATTCTGTGCATTAGATGAACCAAATGATGGCAAATCATCTTGCTAAAGTCCAGGGGCTCAGGATTAAGATGAAATGCTAATTGAAACTCAGCTGTCAAAGGTGTCATTAAGCTTACATGAGGGTATGCAAGgaacaaaagaatccaaaaacaCTCACTGTTCCAAGGAACAGAGAGCAAGATAGGATATATCATCCTCATCAGTGTTAATTACCAGAAATTGAGAAATCTTTTCCCCTTTGGAATTGTAAGAGGATCGGAGTTTTGTTTGTTCTTAATATTTCACAGGTGCCAGACCAATCTCTAATAGAAGACTTTCCTCCCTATATCTTCATGACCAGTTAGGCGAATGCTAGTTTGCTAAGCTGTGGTGGTTGTGCAACTGAAAACATGCCACAATAACAGAAAAGTGCTCTCCATATACTAAACAAATAAAGAACTTCAGCTTCCTATCTGACCTATTGTGTATTTTCAAAGAAGTATTTGCTTATATATCATATTGACCATAAATGCAGGTCACCAGCGACCAGGCTAGGGTTTCTTATCTGACAAATTAGAAACTCATCCTATTTACAAGAAGAAACATCATGGAGGACCCTTCAATCTTgccattatttattattctcatTCAAAGAAAACCATATCTAGAATGAGGAACCTTCAAATTGTAGCCCAAAGAAACAACATATTCTCAACCTCTAATACAACCACTCAGGAATTGGATGTGTCCAAGGAATAATACAGCACACAACTTTCCACCCAATCTTACCAAAAACAGACAAACAGATTGTCACATGACCAATACCAGCACCTTCAAAACAAGACCATTCAGTCATTTTGTCTACCATGCCTTCAATTCAACTTgctatcataaaaaataaagaacaatcaATTGGAATCCTTTTAAGAACCTGTTTGCGTGCCGCGATACGCTTGAGCCTTAACTTCACCTCTTGTTGCTTAATTGCTTcctttctcctcttcttcttcctcttatgAAACCCAGTAACATAATCccttaacaaaatcaaaatcccaTTTCACTAATCCCATCAACAAACCATGTTGAACAATAACTCTCTCGAATTATTACCACAACATATGCacagtaacaacaacaacaacaaaaaaaaatatgaagaaacaTTGTATGCAGTACCTGAGATCTTTCTCGTTGAAAGAGACAGACACACCTTTGTTCTTAAGAACTCGTTTCTTTATGTGCCCAACTCGAGTTGGCGGTATCTGTATTGCTCCATTGCCCTCGATTTCACCTTTCATGGTAGCTTCAGAGCTGTTTTCTTGTTGAGTCTGTCTGGTCCATGTGTAGGGTTTCGAACTTACATGGAGAGAGCTTGAGGTTTATCAAACTGGTTTTGGGTTAAAAGTTGACTTCGGTTCATTTCTCGGTTTGGAAGCGTTGGGCCTAATCATCTTTGTGGGCCCAATCATTTGTATGGgctttattgcatttttttttacttaatgaaaaaaagaaaagaatttgacCAGTCCTCTCAgagatctattttattttatttcattatttcatGAAGGAAAGGTATGAACTTCGATGACCTAAAAGAATTTTTCTTGGGAGAACagctttttaattcttttgcatTTGGTACATAAAATGCAATTGTTTGGaagtatgataaaaattattttttaaaatattttttattttaaaatatattaatatatttttttttattttttttaaattaatttttaacatcaaaacaattcaaaaacattacaaaaattaattcaaagcaaaataaaattttaattttaataaaaaaaaataagttcaatCTAAGCATCAAACAGACACTTATTGGACCAACCTTTTTTACGTTAAGATTTTGTTGATGTaaatgatttatataaaaaaaatagtttttaactCTTGATCATGATCACgttcataattaaataaaaataatctgaagCTGAAAGCATGGCTTCAAAAACAGActtttaagagagagaaaaagatagtataaattataatttaataaattatagattcttaaattttattaaagaagaattttaattcaatttttaatttaaaaaaaatccaagcaaatatattttttaaaattaaatacagcTTACATCAATTTGtaaaaagttttattaaaagaacctgattttttttctcaaataggTAATCCATCCCTGCGTTATCGAGACCTTTATCAAATCTAAAATGAttagtataataataaaaaataataaataaataatatgattaaaaatccGAGCAATTATGTGCAAATGACATTAATGTTATAgtaatttattatgaaaaagaaagatgtGAGACTCGCACAATCATATTTTACTCCCATCAAATTAACTCCTTTTGGTCCCAAAAGAAAGTTCAATGTGTGTGGTGGAAATAAATTCTAACCGCTTTCAAGACAATTCCTTGACACAAGTTaagagtgagaaaaaaaattaattaagaaaaaaaatataaaaaaaatataaaaaaaaatcaattaaactgaattaaaattttaaaaaaactaaccgaTTTGGtttgattcaattttataaacttaaaaCAGAAAAACCGACCGAACccagacaaaaaaaacaattcaaaccaaaaaaaccaacccaaaccggaaaaaccaagccaaactggaaaaaaacgaGCTAAAATTTAGTCAAACTAGTTTGAATcggtttttatcctaaaaaactgaaccaaatcAAAACCGGTCGATTTGAACTGATTTcgatttaaatatatatatatatatatattgtttggtcattttttatataaaaaccaaaccaaaccgaaaataaTCAACCCAACACAACCAAATTAGGGTTCATGTGCATCGAAAAGGGgccaactttatttttattcctgtattcatttttttatttccaccccctgtaattaaaaattcacaaaaaactTATATTGAGTGGCTcttgttttttgctttgctttcatattttgaaaaactacACTTCATCCTTGATtaactcaaaatttaaaataaaataaataaactagacCTCACAAATGCACAACGCCATGTCAATCTCTTGCTGTGAATTGTatacaaataaacaaacacagaaaaaaaatgtgaatgtATTGTCAACATGTTTCCTtgtactgaaaaaaaaaattatttataaactaaaaaccTAGCGtgtatgtttaataaaaaaaaatcatttatattaataaatattaaaaaaaattattaagaccaattaaagattaaattataaagtttaaaaatagatacaaattaaaatatctaatcCTGGagaagtctttttatttttttttatttaatcatatggtaatttttttataagaatagtAATAAATTaagttccataaaaaaaaaagcaatttgtTAATATGtttcctccttttcttattttgttatgcttgttatttaataaaaatcaaaatcaataagaacaagtaaaaaacaaaaagaccatttgaaataaaaataagaaaggcATCTTTACAGGTAAAACCTTTTATACCTTATTTACCTGCaccattttttcaaaaaaaaaaaataccataatatTTATTCTTCAGACAAGATCTTATCATTACAGTAAAGCCaagttttaactaaaaaatattaatattatgataaattaaacataaatatactaaaataatataaaaacaatatattataaatCTGAAGATCTTTTAAAAGTGATGATAAACTCAGCTCGTCTCAACTTAGCAAGTTAACATGAAAATAACTTGACTTAACtagagttttaaataaaattaaatggaagTTGAATCGACATGATCTAATCAATACAATTAGTAAAAATATGTTCAGGTTAAAACCTAATTTGActtaaaagaagaaattcaaGATAATGTCATTCtagccttttttatatatattaaaaaacaatatatttgatcaatttaaattaatatgtcaaATTCGCAACTTTCGGTTATAAATCCAATTgagtttaattgatttgtttttctaaatattttttaatttaatcatgaaGCAAccaaataaagattttaaaataaaaaaaaaaccttaccaATACCAATAATTTTACCTAACTTTTTAAGATTTACACGAGTAATTTTGGTACAATTAACTCTCCcaataaaatgaataatgcaattcaatgttttaatatctttatatttcaTTAGATAACActtaaagaatttaattatgtttaaacaTAATAAGTATGAAATTAAATACTTCCatactataatataaaaaatttaataatactaaTTTGATTACATAATCAacaattgataattttgatgtgtttttgaaCTTAGAATAGCTTGcatattatatagttaaaattatattcataaTTTTACAATCAGAAAagatatatatcaattaaaaaacccGTGGTTAATCgatttctataaattttttaaatgtttatcaCGAATAAACAAGCGAGTCAACCAGTTTATCTAATCAAGTTAAACAATCAACTGGATCATTTAATTAAGccaaatattaacaaattaattaaattaccttttaATCAACTGTTACCTTtaatttccttcttcttttgaaaCAGCTTGATTAATATATCAACCGTTaccttttaatatttatttgtaatcttgatatagtttttttaactatCGTCCTCATTATATCAAGTTACTAAATTTGGAGTTATCACGAGActctcctccttctcctccGAGTATCAGGGGcttctaatattattttttttcctagctaTTTCTTATgtaccaataaataaataataatcgaTGGTCAACTCTGATTAagatactaaaatatttttttttttttgaaataatttttttatgtttttaaatatattgatataaaaataaaattttaaaaataaaaaatattattttaatatattactaataaaaaaaaaaaataaaatctgctgCAGTCCAAAAAGACTGCGGTAATactcaacaaaataacaagcCCAGTCAGAACGCACTCAGCTTGCTTGCTTTCATCCCCCAAGCAACCAAACAGGAAAACAGAAAGAGACGTCGGATATGGAGAATCAACAAGAAGACAGCTCGATAATATCAGACCAGGTAAAGGTCAACGGAAATCTAACCCCGTTATCTCTAACAACAGAAGGAAAGCTCCAGTGGACGACGGAGAAAGGTCAACATAGTCTGACCGTGGAAAAAGAGGTGCTTGGATTCACAATTCAAGGatccaaaataataatcaaagcaGTTACAGAAAAACAAGACGGCTGTTTCGCATCCGCAGGAGGAGGAGCTCTGGCGaggaagaattttgtttttgaaccgTTAAGTGATGAATCACTGCACCTTTGGTGTCAACATCTCCGAGACTACATTAATTCTTTAGGTAATTAATGAGTAACTctctcttaattaattattagttaataataattagttaattgatttttttgttgtttttgcttgATGACAGGGAGGCCGAAGAGGTTGTTTATATTTGTCAATCCATTTGGAGGGAAGAAATCGGCTTTGAAGATATATTTTGATGTGGTTAAGCCTTTGCTTGAAGATGCTGATGTCCAAATTACAGTTCAAGGTAGAAAATTATCTGTGTATTGATTATTATTGATggcttgttttttgtttgtgattgATTGAGTAATGCTAGAGGtatagcttcttcttcttcttcttcttcttctttattaaaaTCGAATGGTGGTGAATGTATTGTTTCAATAAAATGAATAATGTAGCACCTCGATTAGTGGGTTCCAACTTTCACGGATGAGCTCGATAGTCTGCGTTACTGGTTTCTGTTTGTGGAATGTAGCATTACCTGGTaaaaagttttgcttttgtttgtgttgttgatgatgattatgTTGTCAGAAACTAAATATCAGCTCCATGCTAAGGAGGTTGTTTGCGCGATGGACCTTACGAAATATGATGGTATTGTTTGTGTCAGTGGAGATGGTATACTCGTTGAGGTTAGCTGGCTTATGTTTTTGTGTTATCGTTTAAAATGTGTTGTTTGcgtttttgttttattgctaAACGGTGACCTTTTTAGTATCTGGTATGttgtgtgttttttctttctttcttattagTGCTGTACTTTTTAGTAGGTGGTAAATGGACTTTTAGAAAGAGAAGATTGGAATGCTGCGATAAAGATGCCTCTTGGAACGGTTCCTGCAGGTTTGttgttcttgtttctttcttggAGCATAATTCTTGTTTGCCATGAACTGTTCATAGATCACAGGTTCAGTTATGGTTGGTGTGCCTTGGGAACTGATTGTAAAATTTCTTTATCAATGAACTACTAAGTTGTTAAATTTTAGCGGCTCTTGGTTTTGTCCTGTTAATAAATGTTACCCAGGTGTAAATTTCTAAATTGGTTGGCTGATGGAGACAAGCAATTGTGATGATATTAGTTTGATTGTTGCTTCCTCACTGCTGATGCATGGTGTAATGCTTTCTCTTCCCAACCTTGTAATACTGTTCAAATTAATGCTGTCTGAATTGAGGCTCTTTTTTTAGATGAAGTCAGGTTTTTTTGGCTCCCCCCTTGGAAAAATGTGATCTTTATGATACTAtggaagttttgttttttctatcatcgttgtgaagaaattcatttaTCAAAAAGTAACTGATGGTAGGAGCTCACCCTATGCAAAGAGATGTTGTTTGATTTCTTAAACAAAAGAATcaaagaaatataaagaaacaaaaattcctGAACTATTGAGTACAAAAATTCCAAAACTGACGCAACTCCGAGCATTCAGACTTCAGCAAAGCCTGCCTAAAAGTATAAGTCTTGTGTAATCTACACTGTACAGGCTGTATAATTCTCTCCACAACGTTATTTGTAACTTTCTAGATGTTCTTTTTATGATTGTAACTTATTTTGGATCTTTTCATTCCATATTTTAAATTGCAGTTCAGGATTTTGCATTGCATAGATCAGTACCTTATTTGTGGTTTTGATAATTAATACAAATTATATCTGGATGCAGGTACAGGAAATGGCATGGTAAAATCTACTCTGGATTCTGCTGGTGAACCATGTACAGCATCTAATGCTGTGGTTGCTATTATACGAGGTTGAACACAGCCTTTTAACTTTAAGCTTTCCATGTTTaaaatatgcaaaattttgCTTTTGTCATTCATTGGAGTTCATTGATCAATGAGTTTCTGTTTTATGTTTTCACTTGCTGTCAGGCCATAAGTGCTCACTGGACGTAGCTACTATCTTGCAAGGAGATACCAAATTCTTTAGTGTCTTGATGTTTGCATGGGGTATGgttaatattcaattaataCTGGTTTAGAGTTGAATCATGACTTTCTTATGCTCCCAATAGTATGCTTTGGAATTTAATGCCATCTGTAATTGGCTTTTACTTCACAACAAACcgtaatttaatcaattttactAGCTGCTCTATTTCTTTCAGGTTTAGTGGCAGATATTGACATTGAGTCTGAGAAATACCGGTGGATGGGGAGTGCCCGTCTTGATTTCTATGTATGTTATTTTCATAgtatatttttcctttcctaGTGTTCTATCTTGTTATGTACATTTGCACTTTGATGGATATGTGCATGTGCATGTTTTTTGGTCTGCTAGTTTATTATGATTGCATTGTTTTGGGCctagaatttatattttcaaattaaattaacaaatgagtagttttttatttgttgtgtaAGAGctgatccctttttttttattattgaagaaaGAGACATTTTATCAGAAGAGAAGGGTAAGAGGGTTGCACAAATGGAGAATTAGTCATCTTCCAAAGAGAAACTGAAACAAtcccaaaaatcaaaacaaaagagcATTTCAACAAATAGCTCGATATTATTATGACAATGTTCTTGGTGGCTTTCTCTTGCCAGAAGCCTAAGAATTATCAACCTCGCAATAGAATtgctttatttataatattatctaaTAAGATGTTATGGGCCGCATCAACATGCATACCTTAGGTTATTTTTGTCTCATgtcaaatattattaaagaagggaaaaatatattttatcaaggCTAATATGTCAAGTGTAGTGAGAAATTTAATTAGTGTCGGACTTTGTTTTCCTCTCCTCCATGTGCAGGGCCTTCAACGAATGTTGTGTCTGAGGCAATACAGTGGACGCATATCTTTTGTGCCTGCACCTGGCTTTGAAGCTTATGGGGAGCCGACCAGGTACAATGGTGAATTTACCAGCACACAGAGTAGTGTCAATCCCGGCCAAGAGCAGCATGTTAAGGCTGAACAATACAGTTACCAGGGACCTGATGTTGACTTAACAAATCTGGAGTGGAGGACTATTAATGGACCGTTTATTTCAGTCTGGCTTCATAATGTCCCTTGGGGTGGTGAAGATACAATGGCAGCACCTGATGCCAAGGTTTGTCTATCTTGTGCCTGTCATGTGATGCATAATGTAATAGCATGCTTCCGCTCCTGTTTTCCAACTCTTGCTCTCTTTCGTATCATAGACCAACACACAATCATCTATGTTTTAGCATTTGCATGGAGTTTAATACATCGTAATTTAGGAACTGTTTTGCTAAATGACATGAACATAAACATAATATACATGGAAATTGGAGAAATACAGGTCCTGCATTCTTATTGTGCATGGGAAACCAAATTCATATGCTGTGTATGCATGTGTTTTCTTAAATTCCAGTTATCTCGCCTGTTTAATTGTGGTATGGTAGTGCTTTGTGATCATTAGAAAGCTAAGATAAAGAGATTCGTAGAAGTATGAAAGCATCAATAAGAAATTGTCAGCCCTCAAAATGAAGTGttagcaaaggaaaaaaaaaaaacagctgctTTCACTATGTTTTCACCTGTATCTCTTTCCATCTAAAATAGGATCATTTGTAGTATAAACGAAGTGGCTGTATATTCTGTGCAACTTCTTGTTTCTTCTATTCCTGGTCATATGGGATGAGATCTACCTCTGCTTTGTTTGACATATTTTGAGCATTATAAACCATTCCTTCTCATATGTTTCTTTTATAGGGTCATTAAGATTTTTCTCTTGTTGCGTCACATGTTTTTAGAATTGGTTTTATGGCCAATAAATGGCCTGGATGCTGCCACTTCTGTTTTCCACTTCAGTTTTCAATCATGAATGAGCATAGTTATAGCTCTTGGTCTGCTGCTTGAACCCCATCTGCGAAGGAGTTTAAAGAGACAGATTTAAATGGTGCTTTCTCATTGTTTGCCCTGTTCTTTAGACACAAACGACAGTTTCCCTCACATGCCTGGTTAATGTGCAGTTCGCAGATGGTAATTTGGACCTGATCCTCATCAAG
This is a stretch of genomic DNA from Populus alba chromosome 11, ASM523922v2, whole genome shotgun sequence. It encodes these proteins:
- the LOC118031429 gene encoding uncharacterized protein, which codes for MKGEIEGNGAIQIPPTRVGHIKKRVLKNKGVSVSFNEKDLRDYVTGFHKRKKKRRKEAIKQQEVKLRLKRIAARKQRKLEKELVLNGGAPPAADESDKYGEDDEEVEPIASISGTTKYDNGDMQVTVTTSEISREDEDGHSEKTQVTVPRLNEADKSHKLSS
- the LOC118031430 gene encoding sphingosine kinase 1 isoform X1 — protein: MENQQEDSSIISDQVKVNGNLTPLSLTTEGKLQWTTEKGQHSLTVEKEVLGFTIQGSKIIIKAVTEKQDGCFASAGGGALARKNFVFEPLSDESLHLWCQHLRDYINSLGRPKRLFIFVNPFGGKKSALKIYFDVVKPLLEDADVQITVQETKYQLHAKEVVCAMDLTKYDGIVCVSGDGILVEVVNGLLEREDWNAAIKMPLGTVPAGTGNGMVKSTLDSAGEPCTASNAVVAIIRGHKCSLDVATILQGDTKFFSVLMFAWGLVADIDIESEKYRWMGSARLDFYGLQRMLCLRQYSGRISFVPAPGFEAYGEPTRYNGEFTSTQSSVNPGQEQHVKAEQYSYQGPDVDLTNLEWRTINGPFISVWLHNVPWGGEDTMAAPDAKFADGNLDLILIKDCPKLGLLALMTNLSDGGHVKSPHVMYLKVKAFILEPGQRTKDPTKGGIIDIDGEVLARGNGTYKHDQKTLMTYDKLQITVDQGLATLFCPVQQ
- the LOC118031430 gene encoding sphingosine kinase 1 isoform X2; translated protein: MPLGTVPAGTGNGMVKSTLDSAGEPCTASNAVVAIIRGHKCSLDVATILQGDTKFFSVLMFAWGLVADIDIESEKYRWMGSARLDFYGLQRMLCLRQYSGRISFVPAPGFEAYGEPTRYNGEFTSTQSSVNPGQEQHVKAEQYSYQGPDVDLTNLEWRTINGPFISVWLHNVPWGGEDTMAAPDAKFADGNLDLILIKDCPKLGLLALMTNLSDGGHVKSPHVMYLKVKAFILEPGQRTKDPTKGGIIDIDGEVLARGNGTYKHDQKTLMTYDKLQITVDQGLATLFCPVQQ